A single region of the Nocardioides aurantiacus genome encodes:
- a CDS encoding DAK2 domain-containing protein, whose protein sequence is MTANQHDDRQGRRDDVATFDLVTVRRFADLAVEALGAAREEVDALNVYPVPDGDTGTNMFLTVEAAREALLARLEEQPDDLRGAIRAYAHGALLGARGNSGVILSQLVGALVRRIGRAGPGDRSAAVFADGMRLAVDAAYDAVGTPVEGTILTVARAAAQAAAVAVEEPGARLGDVVHAAARASREALGHTPEQLPVLARAGVVDAGGRGLCVVLAAMESAVTGEHTVAPLHVLGSPHLPVAALPTGDLTADGPAYEVMYLLAADDAAVPALRAELAPLGDSLVVVGGDGLWNVHVHVDDVGAAIEAGIRAGTPRRVEVVHFAEQVERARAGRAGRAGDDGPRGRTVLALALGPGLAALFREAGAEVLEVTTTRRPTSADLLRAVLDCPAEEVVVLPNHAGTVAVAEAAAHEAAQRGRRVVVVPTRAQVQGIAALAVHEPGRSLDNDVVHMTDAARGARHGALTVATEPAMTTAGPCSPGDVLGAVQGDFVIVGEDLFEVATGVLERLLGTGGELVTLVAGAEAGDLAQACEHWVGHAHPGVDVMVLAGGQEHYPLLVSVE, encoded by the coding sequence GTGACGGCGAACCAGCACGACGACCGGCAGGGCCGCCGCGACGACGTGGCCACCTTCGACCTCGTGACCGTACGCCGGTTCGCCGACCTGGCCGTCGAGGCGCTGGGGGCCGCCCGCGAGGAGGTCGACGCCCTCAACGTCTACCCCGTGCCCGACGGGGACACCGGCACCAACATGTTCCTCACCGTGGAGGCGGCCCGCGAGGCGCTGCTCGCCCGGCTGGAGGAGCAGCCCGACGACCTCCGGGGCGCCATCCGGGCCTACGCCCACGGGGCGCTGCTGGGCGCCCGCGGCAACTCCGGGGTGATCCTGAGCCAGCTCGTCGGCGCCCTGGTGCGGCGGATCGGCCGGGCGGGGCCGGGCGACCGGTCGGCCGCGGTGTTCGCCGACGGGATGCGCCTGGCCGTCGACGCGGCGTACGACGCGGTCGGGACGCCGGTGGAGGGCACCATCCTCACCGTCGCCCGCGCCGCCGCGCAGGCCGCCGCCGTGGCCGTGGAGGAGCCCGGCGCCCGGCTCGGTGACGTGGTCCACGCGGCCGCGCGCGCCTCCCGCGAGGCGCTCGGCCACACCCCCGAGCAGCTGCCCGTCCTCGCCCGTGCCGGGGTGGTCGACGCCGGTGGCCGCGGGCTGTGCGTGGTGCTCGCCGCGATGGAGTCGGCGGTCACCGGCGAGCACACCGTCGCGCCGCTGCACGTCCTGGGCTCCCCGCACCTGCCGGTGGCCGCGCTGCCGACCGGGGACCTGACGGCCGACGGGCCGGCGTACGAGGTGATGTACCTCCTCGCCGCCGACGACGCCGCCGTGCCCGCGCTGCGCGCCGAGCTGGCACCGCTCGGCGACTCGCTGGTCGTGGTGGGCGGCGACGGCTTGTGGAACGTCCACGTCCACGTCGACGACGTGGGCGCCGCGATCGAGGCCGGCATCCGGGCCGGCACGCCGCGTCGCGTCGAGGTCGTCCACTTCGCCGAGCAGGTCGAGCGCGCCCGCGCCGGCCGGGCCGGGCGGGCCGGCGACGACGGGCCGCGCGGCCGGACCGTGCTCGCCCTCGCGCTGGGGCCGGGGCTGGCGGCGCTGTTCCGGGAGGCCGGTGCCGAGGTGCTCGAGGTCACCACGACCCGGCGCCCCACCAGCGCCGACCTGCTGCGGGCGGTGCTCGACTGCCCGGCGGAGGAGGTCGTGGTGCTGCCCAACCACGCCGGCACCGTCGCCGTGGCCGAGGCGGCCGCCCACGAGGCGGCACAGCGCGGCCGCCGGGTCGTGGTCGTCCCCACCCGCGCCCAGGTGCAGGGCATCGCGGCGCTGGCCGTGCACGAGCCCGGCCGCTCGCTCGACAACGACGTGGTGCACATGACCGACGCCGCGCGAGGTGCGCGTCACGGCGCGCTCACCGTGGCCACCGAGCCGGCCATGACGACCGCCGGCCCCTGCTCCCCGGGCGACGTCCTCGGAGCGGTGCAGGGCGACTTCGTGATCGTGGGCGAGGACCTCTTCGAGGTGGCCACCGGCGTGCTGGAGCGGCTGCTCGGCACGGGCGGCGAGCTGGTCACCCTGGTCGCGGGCGCCGAGGCGGGGGACCTGGCGCAGGCGTGCGAGCACTGGGTCGGCCACGCCCACCCGGGCGTCGACGTGATGGTGCTGGCCGGCGGCCAGGAGCACTACCCCCTGCTCGTGTCGGTGGAGTGA
- the rpmB gene encoding 50S ribosomal protein L28 — MAAVCDICAKKPGFGNNRPWSRKITKRRFDPNIQRVRATVNGTPKRLNVCTGCLKAGKVTR, encoded by the coding sequence GTGGCTGCCGTCTGCGACATCTGCGCCAAGAAGCCCGGCTTCGGCAACAACCGCCCGTGGTCGCGCAAGATCACGAAGCGCCGCTTCGACCCCAACATCCAGCGCGTGCGTGCCACCGTCAACGGCACCCCCAAGCGTCTCAACGTCTGCACCGGCTGCCTCAAGGCCGGCAAGGTCACCCGCTGA
- a CDS encoding thiamine-phosphate kinase, producing MTSPPPFAPGSTLADVGEFGLVGSFTTRFPQGDHVYVGPGDDAAVLRTPRGHVVVSTDVLVEGRHFRREWADARSIGRKAAAANLSDVNAMGGRAHSLTVGLAAPADLPAQWLSDLADGIAEEAGLVGASIVGGDLTTGSEVVVAVTVLGTCDQAPVLRSGARPGDVVALAGRQGWAAAGLAVLTRGFRSPRALVEAFQRPEPPYDAGAAAAVAGATAMIDVSDGLLADLAHVAEASGVALDVRRDAFALAEPMRAVGAALGVDPLRFVLGGGDDHAIAATFAADATLPDGFTVIGTVAEPGEPGPVVTVDGAAYDGPRGWTHFATSS from the coding sequence ATGACCTCACCGCCTCCGTTCGCGCCCGGGTCGACCCTCGCCGACGTGGGGGAGTTCGGCCTGGTCGGCTCGTTCACCACCCGCTTCCCCCAGGGCGACCACGTGTACGTCGGGCCGGGGGACGACGCCGCCGTGCTCCGCACCCCGCGCGGCCACGTGGTGGTCTCCACCGACGTGCTCGTGGAAGGCCGGCACTTCCGCCGCGAGTGGGCCGACGCCCGCTCGATCGGGCGCAAGGCGGCCGCGGCCAACCTCTCCGACGTCAACGCGATGGGCGGCCGCGCCCACTCCCTCACCGTCGGCCTGGCCGCTCCGGCCGACCTGCCGGCGCAGTGGCTCAGCGACCTCGCCGACGGCATCGCCGAGGAGGCCGGGCTGGTCGGCGCGAGCATCGTGGGGGGCGACCTGACCACGGGCAGCGAGGTGGTCGTGGCCGTCACCGTGCTCGGCACCTGCGACCAGGCGCCGGTGCTGCGCAGCGGCGCCCGCCCCGGCGACGTGGTCGCGCTGGCCGGTCGCCAGGGCTGGGCCGCGGCCGGACTGGCCGTGCTGACCCGCGGGTTCCGCTCGCCGCGCGCGCTCGTCGAGGCCTTCCAGCGTCCCGAGCCGCCGTACGACGCGGGCGCGGCCGCCGCCGTCGCCGGCGCCACCGCCATGATCGACGTCTCCGACGGCCTGCTCGCCGACCTGGCCCACGTCGCCGAGGCGTCGGGGGTGGCCCTCGACGTGCGCCGCGACGCCTTCGCGCTGGCCGAGCCGATGCGCGCGGTCGGGGCGGCCCTCGGGGTCGACCCGCTGCGGTTCGTGCTCGGCGGCGGGGACGACCACGCCATCGCGGCGACCTTCGCCGCCGACGCGACCCTGCCGGACGGCTTCACCGTCATCGGCACGGTGGCCGAGCCGGGGGAGCCCGGACCGGTCGTGACCGTCGACGGGGCGGCGTACGACGGGCCGAGGGGCTGGACCCACTTCGCCACCAGCAGCTGA
- a CDS encoding Lrp/AsnC family transcriptional regulator has product MVVQAYILIQTDVGKAAEVAQQITDIKGVILAEDVTGPYDVIVRAEARNVDELGKLVVAKVQTLDGITRTLTCPVVHI; this is encoded by the coding sequence ATGGTCGTCCAGGCCTACATCCTGATCCAGACCGATGTCGGCAAGGCCGCCGAGGTCGCCCAGCAGATCACCGACATCAAGGGCGTCATCCTGGCCGAGGACGTCACCGGTCCCTACGACGTGATCGTCCGCGCCGAGGCCCGCAACGTCGACGAGCTGGGCAAGCTCGTGGTCGCCAAGGTGCAGACCCTCGACGGCATCACCCGCACCCTGACCTGCCCGGTCGTCCACATCTGA
- a CDS encoding DUF3515 domain-containing protein yields MAGVVALGALLAGCGGGVEVSPSRTDGALPAAERRACERLVDDLPDAVGDQPREEVSGNPLAAAWGDPPVVLRCGVGSPADFTPLSTCQEINGVLWFVPEGQITDQGADVVATSMGSLPRVEVAVPAALRPPQGILTDLSDALRAQGRTPDPDEPCS; encoded by the coding sequence GTGGCGGGCGTCGTCGCGCTCGGGGCCCTGCTGGCCGGCTGCGGCGGCGGCGTCGAGGTCTCCCCCAGCCGCACCGACGGCGCCCTGCCCGCCGCCGAGCGGCGGGCCTGCGAGCGCCTGGTCGACGACCTCCCCGACGCCGTCGGCGACCAGCCCCGCGAGGAGGTCTCCGGCAACCCGCTGGCGGCCGCGTGGGGCGACCCGCCGGTGGTGCTGCGCTGCGGCGTCGGCAGCCCCGCCGACTTCACGCCGCTCTCGACGTGCCAGGAGATCAACGGCGTGCTGTGGTTCGTGCCCGAGGGCCAGATCACCGACCAGGGCGCCGACGTGGTGGCGACCTCGATGGGCTCGCTGCCCCGGGTCGAGGTGGCGGTCCCCGCCGCCCTGCGCCCGCCCCAGGGCATCCTCACCGACCTCTCCGACGCGCTGCGCGCGCAGGGCCGCACGCCCGACCCCGACGAGCCCTGCAGCTGA
- a CDS encoding D-alanine--D-alanine ligase family protein translates to MTSEQPAPARRPRVAVVFGGRSSEHSISCISAGSVIAALDPERYDVVPVGIATDGRWVLESADPARLALGPSGELPTVTGDREVTLTAGQGLVVTDAGDVPEVLGQVDVVFPVMHGPWGQDGTLQGLLEMTGVRYVGAGVLASAVGTDKHFMKQVFSAAGLPVLPYVLVRPRTWERDPGAVREAVAALGLPVFVKPARAGSSFGISRVDDLADLDAAIEEARRHDPKVLVEAAAVGAREIEVGVLEGLDGGDPETSELAEITVGAEHAFYDFEAKYLEQSFTLPASVPEEVRAQVRALAVRAFEALDVEGLARVDFFVMADGRVVVNEVETMPGFTATSMFPLMWRESGLDYPALVERLVTLAAQRETGLR, encoded by the coding sequence GTGACCAGCGAGCAGCCAGCACCCGCCCGTCGGCCCCGGGTGGCCGTCGTCTTCGGAGGTCGGTCGAGCGAGCACTCCATCTCGTGCATCTCGGCCGGCAGCGTCATCGCGGCGCTCGACCCCGAGCGCTACGACGTGGTGCCCGTCGGCATCGCCACCGACGGCCGCTGGGTGCTGGAGTCCGCCGACCCCGCCCGCCTCGCCCTGGGTCCCTCCGGCGAGCTGCCGACGGTGACGGGCGACCGTGAGGTCACGCTGACCGCCGGGCAGGGCCTGGTGGTGACCGACGCCGGCGACGTCCCGGAGGTGCTCGGCCAGGTCGACGTGGTCTTCCCGGTGATGCACGGGCCGTGGGGCCAGGACGGCACGCTGCAGGGGCTGCTGGAGATGACCGGGGTCCGCTACGTCGGCGCCGGCGTCCTGGCGAGCGCGGTCGGCACCGACAAGCACTTCATGAAGCAGGTCTTCAGCGCGGCCGGGCTGCCGGTGCTGCCCTACGTCCTGGTCCGGCCCCGGACCTGGGAGCGCGACCCCGGTGCGGTGCGCGAGGCCGTCGCGGCGCTGGGCCTGCCCGTCTTCGTCAAGCCGGCCCGCGCCGGGTCGAGCTTCGGCATCAGCCGGGTCGACGACCTCGCCGACCTCGACGCGGCGATCGAGGAGGCGCGGCGACACGACCCCAAGGTGCTCGTCGAGGCCGCCGCGGTCGGCGCCCGCGAGATCGAGGTCGGCGTGCTGGAGGGCCTCGACGGCGGCGACCCCGAGACCAGCGAGCTGGCCGAGATCACCGTGGGTGCCGAGCACGCGTTCTACGACTTCGAGGCGAAGTACCTCGAGCAGAGCTTCACCCTGCCCGCCTCGGTGCCCGAGGAGGTCCGGGCCCAGGTGCGCGCGCTGGCGGTGCGGGCTTTCGAGGCGCTCGACGTCGAGGGCCTCGCCCGGGTGGACTTCTTCGTGATGGCCGACGGGCGGGTCGTGGTCAACGAGGTCGAGACCATGCCGGGCTTCACCGCCACCTCGATGTTCCCGCTGATGTGGCGGGAGTCGGGCCTGGACTACCCGGCGCTGGTCGAGCGCCTCGTCACGCTGGCCGCGCAGCGCGAGACCGGCCTGCGCTAG
- a CDS encoding trans-sulfuration enzyme family protein, with protein sequence MRPATQAVHVGRPPHEPDQPLNTPITMASTYVAGGDLEYGRYANPTWDAFEQALGTLEGGRCLAFSSGLAAVATILDLVGQGQKVVAPRHSYTGTVMQLNDLELRERVAPVLVDMTDLDAVVAACDDASLVWLESPSNPAMEVVDVEAITKAAHAAGAYVVVDNTFATPVLQRPLEWGVDLVVHSATKYLSGHSDVLMGAVVTRDEELLRVLKGRRDLLGAIPGTFEAWLALRGLRTLHLRVEKAQANAQELVRRLGERTDLTEVRYPGFGGMVSIVLPTGDHADLVQHSTRLWVYATSLGGVESTLERRRRWQAEAPTIPDGLLRLSVGIEDVEDLWDDLSQALDVAGR encoded by the coding sequence ATGCGCCCCGCCACCCAGGCCGTCCACGTCGGCCGCCCGCCCCACGAGCCCGACCAGCCGCTGAACACCCCGATCACGATGGCCTCGACCTACGTCGCGGGCGGCGACCTGGAGTACGGCCGCTACGCCAACCCGACCTGGGACGCCTTCGAGCAGGCGCTCGGCACCCTCGAGGGCGGCCGCTGCCTGGCCTTCTCCAGCGGCCTGGCCGCCGTGGCGACCATCCTCGACCTCGTCGGGCAGGGCCAGAAGGTGGTCGCCCCGCGGCACTCCTACACCGGCACCGTGATGCAGCTCAACGACCTCGAGCTGCGCGAGCGCGTGGCCCCGGTGCTGGTGGACATGACCGACCTCGACGCCGTCGTCGCCGCCTGCGACGACGCCTCGCTGGTGTGGCTGGAGTCGCCGTCCAACCCCGCGATGGAGGTCGTGGACGTCGAGGCGATCACGAAGGCGGCCCACGCGGCCGGGGCCTACGTCGTGGTCGACAACACCTTCGCGACGCCGGTGCTGCAGCGGCCGCTGGAGTGGGGCGTCGACCTGGTCGTGCACTCGGCCACGAAGTACCTCTCCGGCCACTCCGACGTCCTCATGGGCGCCGTGGTCACCCGCGACGAGGAGCTGCTGCGGGTGCTCAAGGGTCGCCGCGACCTCCTCGGCGCCATCCCCGGCACGTTCGAGGCGTGGCTGGCGCTGCGCGGCCTGCGCACGCTGCACCTGCGCGTGGAGAAGGCCCAGGCCAACGCCCAGGAGCTGGTGCGCCGCCTGGGAGAGCGCACCGACCTGACCGAGGTCCGCTACCCCGGCTTCGGCGGCATGGTCTCGATCGTGCTGCCCACCGGCGACCACGCCGACCTGGTGCAGCACTCCACCCGGCTGTGGGTCTACGCCACCTCGCTCGGCGGCGTCGAGTCGACGCTGGAGCGCCGCCGCCGCTGGCAGGCCGAGGCGCCCACCATCCCCGACGGCCTCCTCCGCCTCTCCGTCGGCATCGAGGACGTCGAGGACCTCTGGGACGACCTCTCCCAGGCGTTGGACGTGGCGGGGCGGTAG
- a CDS encoding NAD(P)H-dependent glycerol-3-phosphate dehydrogenase, with amino-acid sequence MTKVAVFGAGSWGTAFSRVLADAGNEVTIWARREEVCASINEQHENREYFPGIELPDTVRATTDPGEAAWEAEFVVLSVPSQKLRENLTTWTGVLPPDAVFVSLMKGVELGSTKRMSEVIAEVTGAGPERISVVSGPNLAREIALREPAASVVACADEDVAHRVQQLCHTQAFRPYRSTDVLGCELGGAYKNVIALCVGMAVGLGFGDNTTASLITRGLAETARLAQRLGADPMTLMGLAGLGDLVATCSSPLSRNRTFGEKLGQGMTTEEIIASTRQVAEGAKSCASIYDLAAKHGVDAPVAEHVDRVVRGEISARDMMYAFIARDTKHEKD; translated from the coding sequence ATGACCAAGGTGGCCGTGTTCGGTGCCGGTTCGTGGGGCACGGCGTTCAGCCGGGTGCTGGCCGACGCGGGCAACGAGGTGACGATCTGGGCCCGCCGCGAGGAGGTGTGCGCCTCGATCAACGAGCAGCACGAGAACCGGGAGTACTTCCCCGGCATCGAGCTGCCGGACACCGTGCGCGCGACGACCGACCCGGGCGAGGCCGCCTGGGAGGCGGAGTTCGTGGTGCTCTCCGTGCCCTCGCAGAAGCTGCGCGAGAACCTCACCACCTGGACCGGCGTGCTGCCGCCCGACGCCGTGTTCGTCTCCCTGATGAAGGGCGTCGAGCTCGGCTCGACCAAGCGGATGAGCGAGGTCATCGCCGAGGTGACCGGCGCCGGCCCCGAGCGGATCAGCGTCGTCAGCGGTCCCAACCTCGCCCGCGAGATCGCGCTGCGCGAGCCCGCCGCCAGCGTCGTCGCGTGCGCCGACGAGGACGTCGCGCACCGCGTGCAGCAGCTGTGCCACACCCAGGCGTTCCGGCCCTACCGCAGCACCGACGTGCTCGGCTGCGAGCTCGGCGGCGCCTACAAGAACGTCATCGCGCTGTGCGTCGGCATGGCGGTCGGCCTGGGGTTCGGTGACAACACCACCGCCTCGCTGATCACCCGCGGCCTCGCCGAGACCGCCCGGCTCGCCCAGCGCCTCGGCGCCGACCCGATGACGCTGATGGGCCTGGCCGGCCTCGGTGACCTCGTCGCCACCTGCTCCTCGCCGCTGAGCCGCAACCGCACCTTCGGCGAGAAGCTGGGCCAGGGGATGACCACCGAGGAGATCATCGCCTCCACCCGCCAGGTCGCCGAGGGCGCCAAGTCGTGCGCCTCGATCTACGACCTCGCCGCCAAGCACGGCGTCGACGCCCCCGTGGCCGAGCACGTCGACCGTGTCGTCCGGGGCGAGATCAGCGCCCGCGACATGATGTACGCCTTCATCGCGCGCGACACCAAGCACGAGAAGGACTGA
- a CDS encoding lysophospholipid acyltransferase family protein yields MTKVRRLQERRGWAWTVVVSIVKPTLVLTTKRDWIDGEKVPATGGCIVVVNHVSHLDPMTLGHFLYEHGRLVRYLAKDALFRTPVLKHIVRDAGQIPVARQTDRAVSAYDAAVEAVRRGECVGVYPEGTITRDPDGWPMRGKTGAARIALATGAPVVPIGQWGAQEVLPAYTARPHVLPRRTTHYKVGDPVDLQDLAGRELTPEVLAEATDRIMAAITVLVADLRGEPAPAVRFDPSTTGARVIGNPHHKKRGRR; encoded by the coding sequence GTGACGAAGGTCCGCAGGCTGCAGGAGCGACGCGGCTGGGCGTGGACCGTGGTCGTCTCGATCGTGAAGCCGACCCTGGTGCTCACCACCAAGCGCGACTGGATCGACGGCGAGAAGGTGCCGGCGACCGGTGGCTGCATCGTGGTGGTCAACCACGTCTCCCACCTCGACCCGATGACGTTGGGCCACTTCCTCTACGAGCACGGCCGGCTGGTGCGCTACCTCGCCAAGGACGCGCTGTTCCGCACCCCGGTGCTCAAGCACATCGTGCGCGACGCGGGCCAGATCCCCGTCGCGCGGCAGACCGACCGGGCGGTGAGCGCCTACGACGCCGCCGTGGAGGCCGTACGTCGGGGCGAGTGCGTCGGCGTCTACCCCGAGGGCACCATCACCCGCGACCCGGACGGCTGGCCGATGCGCGGCAAGACCGGAGCCGCGCGGATCGCGCTCGCGACCGGCGCGCCGGTGGTTCCGATCGGCCAGTGGGGCGCGCAGGAGGTGCTGCCGGCGTACACCGCGAGGCCGCACGTGCTGCCCCGGCGTACGACGCACTACAAGGTGGGCGACCCCGTCGACCTGCAGGACCTGGCCGGGCGCGAGCTGACCCCCGAGGTGCTGGCCGAGGCGACCGACCGGATCATGGCCGCGATCACCGTGCTCGTGGCCGACCTGCGGGGCGAGCCCGCACCCGCCGTACGCTTCGACCCGTCGACCACCGGCGCGCGCGTGATCGGCAACCCCCACCACAAGAAGCGAGGGCGTCGATGA
- the cofC gene encoding 2-phospho-L-lactate guanylyltransferase has protein sequence MSTFVLLVPVKTLARAKTRLSPRPDRDLLMRAFALDALAAVRSSASVAHTYVVTDEDGFGEAIGDEGDGDLNLALRVAEREVRLRHPGLGVAALLADLPALRTSDLDTALGAGLHARWYVADADGTGTTLLAAGPGTDLDPRFGDGSAARHEVSGAAPVRAEVPTLRRDVDTDVDLRAALDLGVGVHTRAALGVTPAG, from the coding sequence ATGTCCACGTTCGTCCTGCTGGTCCCGGTCAAGACCCTGGCCCGGGCCAAGACCCGGCTCTCGCCCCGGCCGGACCGCGACCTGCTGATGCGGGCCTTCGCCCTCGACGCGCTCGCCGCCGTCCGGAGCAGCGCGTCGGTCGCGCACACCTACGTGGTCACCGACGAGGACGGCTTCGGCGAGGCGATCGGTGACGAGGGCGACGGCGACCTCAACCTGGCGCTGCGCGTCGCCGAGCGCGAGGTGCGGCTGCGTCACCCGGGCCTGGGCGTCGCAGCCCTGCTCGCCGACCTCCCCGCGCTGCGCACCTCCGACCTCGACACGGCGCTCGGCGCCGGGCTGCACGCGCGGTGGTACGTCGCGGACGCCGACGGCACCGGTACGACGCTGCTCGCCGCGGGCCCCGGCACCGACCTCGACCCCCGCTTCGGCGACGGCTCGGCCGCGCGCCACGAGGTGTCCGGCGCGGCGCCCGTGCGTGCGGAGGTCCCCACGCTGCGTCGCGACGTCGACACCGACGTGGACCTGCGGGCCGCCCTCGACCTCGGCGTCGGCGTCCACACCCGCGCCGCCCTGGGCGTCACTCCGGCCGGGTAG
- a CDS encoding HU family DNA-binding protein yields the protein MNKSQLIDTLAARFEGNRKAAAHALDSVLDTITREVAKGEKVAITGFGSFEKRVRGARWVRNPSTGARMQSSEKAVPAFKPGAQLRDVVSGAKKLPALTLAAVEAAAPAVAQPAIAQAAAVARRAAGGGSSDSTPATRSTTKKSPAKKSTTTKSSAASSPAKKSPAKKSSAKKSPAKKSTAKKSTAKNSPAKKSTTAKSSAASSPAKKSSAKKSTAKKSPAKKSTTEKSAAKKSGS from the coding sequence GTGAACAAGAGCCAGCTGATCGACACCCTGGCGGCACGGTTCGAGGGCAACCGCAAGGCGGCGGCCCACGCCCTCGACTCCGTGCTCGACACGATCACCCGTGAGGTGGCCAAGGGCGAGAAGGTCGCCATCACCGGCTTCGGCTCGTTCGAGAAGCGCGTCCGCGGAGCCCGCTGGGTGCGCAACCCCTCCACCGGCGCGCGGATGCAGTCCTCGGAGAAGGCCGTGCCCGCCTTCAAGCCCGGAGCGCAGCTGCGTGACGTGGTGTCGGGGGCCAAGAAGCTGCCCGCGCTGACGCTGGCCGCCGTCGAGGCCGCCGCCCCCGCCGTCGCCCAGCCCGCCATCGCCCAGGCCGCGGCCGTCGCCCGCCGGGCCGCCGGTGGCGGCTCCTCCGACTCCACGCCCGCGACGAGGTCGACGACGAAGAAGTCGCCGGCCAAGAAGTCGACGACCACGAAGTCCTCCGCCGCCTCGTCCCCGGCGAAGAAGTCTCCCGCCAAGAAGTCCTCGGCGAAGAAGTCCCCCGCCAAGAAGTCGACGGCGAAGAAGTCGACGGCGAAGAATTCGCCGGCCAAGAAGTCGACGACCGCGAAGTCCTCCGCCGCCTCGTCCCCGGCGAAGAAGTCCTCGGCGAAGAAGTCGACGGCGAAGAAGTCGCCCGCCAAGAAGTCGACCACCGAGAAGTCGGCGGCGAAGAAGTCCGGCAGCTGA
- the leuD gene encoding 3-isopropylmalate dehydratase small subunit, whose amino-acid sequence MDPFTTHTGVGVPLRRSNVDTDQIIPAVYLKRVTRTGFEDGLFAAWRNDPEFVLNRPEYAEGSVLVAGPDFGTGSSREHAVWALQNYGFRAVISSRFADIFRGNSGKAGLLAAQVDEKVVQRLWDHLAEHPGATVTVDLETRTVRAGEGPDAIEDSFDIDDYTRWRLLEGLDDIGITLSHADDITAFEQHRPSWKPVTQH is encoded by the coding sequence GTGGACCCCTTCACCACCCACACCGGGGTCGGCGTACCGCTGCGGCGCAGCAACGTCGACACCGACCAGATCATCCCCGCGGTCTACCTCAAGCGGGTGACCCGCACCGGCTTCGAGGACGGGCTGTTCGCCGCCTGGCGCAACGACCCGGAGTTCGTGCTCAACCGTCCGGAGTACGCCGAGGGCTCGGTCCTCGTCGCCGGGCCCGACTTCGGCACCGGCTCCTCGCGCGAGCACGCGGTGTGGGCGCTGCAGAACTACGGCTTCCGGGCCGTGATCAGCTCCCGCTTCGCCGACATCTTCCGCGGCAACTCCGGCAAGGCCGGGCTTCTCGCCGCCCAGGTCGACGAGAAGGTCGTGCAGCGCCTGTGGGACCACCTCGCGGAGCACCCGGGTGCGACGGTGACCGTCGACCTCGAGACCCGCACCGTGCGTGCGGGGGAGGGCCCCGACGCGATCGAGGACTCCTTCGACATCGACGACTACACCCGCTGGCGGCTGCTCGAGGGCCTCGACGACATCGGCATCACGCTCTCGCACGCGGACGACATCACCGCGTTCGAGCAGCACCGGCCGTCCTGGAAGCCGGTCACCCAGCACTGA